A portion of the Plasmodium relictum strain SGS1 genome assembly, chromosome: 11 genome contains these proteins:
- a CDS encoding long chain polyunsaturated fatty acid elongation enzyme, putative: MLLNCLFLNNIGEKILKFFNPQLKYENRITKKWFLMNPTHFFIALFSYLIFTILAYLYKINYTSKRKQIYDKQINKNKNVSFSSQKDNNFQKFLIKIIPIYNLIQVFCSLYITLLTINEAKNRKFSIIYNTVDYTKDNIAICSWLFYINKLCDFMDTLLIVLRNKWNQFTFLHVYHHLSVFFIMWVNTSVGYDGDIYYVITINSFVHFIMYFYYFLASLKIRVPLFIKASVTYVQMIQFFSIIFPGFFILFLNFICEYPKRLIALSFYYCISLLVLFINFSIQTYIFPKNKID; encoded by the exons atgttattaaattgcttatttttaaacaatattggggaaaaaattttaaaattttttaatcctCAATTAAAATATGAGAATAGAATAACGAAAAAATGGTTCTTGATGAATCCaactcatttttttatagcaTTATTTTCCTATTTGATTTTTACTATATTAGCATAtttgtataaaataaattatacttCAAAACGTAAACAAATATATGACAagcaaataaataaaaataaaaatgtttctttttcatcacaaaaagataataattttcaaaaatttttaataaagataataccAATATACAACTTAATACAG GTATTTTGTAGCTTATATATTACTTTATTAACTATTAATGAAGCAAAAAATAGAAAGTTttcaattatttataatactgTTGATTACACAAAGGATAATATTGCTATATGTTCTTGGCTCTTTTATAT aaataaattatgtGATTTCATGGATACATTACTAATTGTGTTAAGGAACAAATGGAATCAATTTACCTTTTTACATGTTTATCATCATTTGTcagttttttttatcatgTGGGTTAATACAAGTGTTGGATATGATGGAGATATTTATTACGTAATTACTATTAA tTCCTTTgttcattttattatgtatttttattatttccttGCAAGTTTGAAAATTAGAGTACCCTTATTTATTAAAGCATCTGTTACTTATGTTCAAATGATAcaa tttttttctataatattCCCaggtttttttattttatttttaaattttatttgtgAATACCCTAAAAGACTAATAGCTCtcagtttttattattgtattTCACTATtggttttatttattaatttttctattcagacatatatatttccaaaaaataaaattgattaa